From the genome of Methanococcoides methylutens, one region includes:
- a CDS encoding ATP-binding protein, whose amino-acid sequence MLEISVSDNGIGIPKDKHDEIFETFKQVDSSTSKQYGGTGLGLALARRYVELHGGNIWVDSEKDRGSTFTFTIPFNSVS is encoded by the coding sequence ATGCTTGAGATATCTGTGTCGGATAACGGTATAGGCATTCCGAAAGATAAACACGATGAGATATTCGAGACCTTCAAACAGGTTGATTCTTCAACCTCAAAGCAATATGGGGGAACAGGTCTCGGATTAGCTTTGGCCAGGCGGTATGTTGAGCTGCATGGAGGAAACATATGGGTTGATAGTGAAAAAGATAGGGGTAGTACCTTTACGTTTACTATCCCTTTTAATTCTGTTTCTTAA
- a CDS encoding sensor histidine kinase, whose translation MNEFTYSKTIRRELSVIAVLTIFVGILSINLDLFEGVLHYVHVNVHSDLDEIFLTSVFLLFSLFIFSYHLYAEVKRESISLVEANTNFQNIFDSSNDSIVVYRKGGSIVNANNAVINKLGYNKDELLQMHVQELYDQNSRSIEITDEIFRPQGKSSLLEIEAIHKDGSRIPTEVSSSLFTSNGLPYIISVGRDITERKRIQTAILEKNKAQEASQIKSEFLANMSHELRTPLNSIIGFSQLLNSNPYGNLKEKEIKYSYNIMNAGNHLLELINDILDISKVESGKIELEYEKFCLHAFFSEVEGIVQHLASKKNIEIFNHFSSESIEVYADKLRMKQILYNLLSNSVKFTPENGCV comes from the coding sequence ATGAATGAGTTTACATACTCAAAGACAATTCGTCGTGAACTTTCAGTTATTGCAGTTTTAACAATCTTCGTGGGAATTCTGTCTATAAATCTTGATTTATTTGAAGGAGTACTTCATTATGTGCATGTCAATGTACACAGTGATCTAGATGAAATTTTTTTAACATCTGTATTTTTATTGTTTTCTCTTTTTATTTTTTCATATCATCTATATGCTGAAGTAAAAAGAGAATCTATAAGTCTCGTTGAAGCTAATACAAATTTTCAAAATATTTTTGATAGCTCAAATGATTCGATCGTCGTTTATAGGAAAGGCGGTTCCATCGTAAATGCAAATAATGCTGTCATCAATAAACTGGGTTACAACAAAGACGAGTTACTTCAGATGCATGTTCAGGAACTATATGATCAGAATTCAAGATCTATAGAAATTACAGATGAAATTTTTCGACCTCAGGGAAAATCTTCATTATTAGAGATAGAAGCTATTCACAAGGATGGTTCAAGAATTCCTACGGAAGTAAGTAGTAGTTTATTTACGTCTAATGGTCTTCCTTATATTATTTCCGTTGGCAGGGATATTACGGAACGTAAGAGAATCCAAACTGCAATACTTGAAAAGAATAAGGCCCAAGAAGCCAGCCAGATCAAATCTGAATTCCTCGCAAACATGAGCCATGAATTACGCACTCCACTTAATTCTATCATCGGCTTCTCACAGTTGCTAAATAGCAATCCTTATGGGAACCTGAAAGAAAAGGAAATTAAATATTCATACAATATCATGAATGCAGGGAATCACTTGCTGGAACTTATTAATGACATTCTTGATATTTCTAAGGTTGAAAGCGGTAAAATTGAACTTGAATATGAAAAATTCTGTTTACATGCTTTCTTTTCTGAAGTAGAAGGTATAGTGCAGCATCTGGCAAGCAAAAAAAACATTGAAATATTTAATCATTTTAGTTCTGAAAGCATAGAAGTGTATGCTGACAAATTAAGAATGAAACAAATATTATATAATCTGTTAAGCAATTCCGTGAAGTTCACACCTGAAAATGGGTGTGTATAG
- a CDS encoding SRPBCC family protein: MLTLKNSVTINQPPEVVFEWFTHFCENYTSWHQDHIIAKWIRGKDFEKGSILYAEEYLNGKLEKLSFEITRFTKGELIEYKLLFPHSIISPGGAFYVEPLGDNRCLFTATLSFRFGCLFSKIAKKRIASLRIHMKEEGENLKSILENSNINSL; the protein is encoded by the coding sequence GTGCTCACGTTAAAAAATTCCGTAACAATAAACCAACCACCGGAAGTTGTTTTTGAGTGGTTCACTCATTTTTGTGAAAATTACACTTCATGGCATCAGGACCATATAATTGCGAAATGGATTCGGGGGAAGGATTTTGAAAAAGGTTCGATTCTTTATGCTGAGGAATATCTCAACGGTAAACTGGAAAAATTAAGCTTTGAAATAACCAGATTCACAAAAGGTGAATTAATAGAATACAAACTATTATTCCCACATTCCATTATCTCTCCAGGTGGAGCATTTTACGTAGAACCTCTTGGTGATAATAGATGCTTGTTCACTGCTACGCTTTCTTTTCGATTTGGATGTTTGTTCTCGAAAATTGCAAAAAAAAGAATTGCTTCCCTCAGGATACATATGAAAGAAGAAGGAGAAAATCTTAAAAGTATATTGGAAAATTCAAATATTAATTCCCTATAA